A region of Massilia sp. WG5 DNA encodes the following proteins:
- a CDS encoding AAA family ATPase has protein sequence MSKSDNRVAPAAHRKSRSFHTNRRYTFRRTQYRGQSCVVKSTQTSPGDAGLIASLRHEYELLHGLDLPGIVTVRALVEESQALEMVMDDAGPENLAARIAAGPLPTAALLDLGCQLALAVSGLHEAGIVHRNINPANIAWDPASGKASLLDFQIAMSLSALAVDSVSPAHLEGNLAYISPEQTGRTGRSVDSRADLYSLGATLYELATGVRPFTAQDPVELVHAQLARIPKPPHGVHPGVPPLVSAIILKLLEKEPERRYLSAQSLLADLQEARRQWTATGALASFALASGDVPRQLSIPEKLYGRMGESALLRQAFDRMGAGQRELVLVTGTPGIGKSALVQQLQHAVIEQRGHFISGKFDQLQSNLPYAGLGEAFRKLVRHLLTEPEAALAAWRARIQEAVAPNGQVLTSVIPEIESILGPQPPLAELGPLEARNRFAQVFTSFLDVFAQSGRPFVFFLDDLQWMDAASLQLVEQWLAGSGADKLLIIGAYRDREVSPAHPLALFLGQLREAKVRLLEIHLDGLDARDVTAMLADALNQEPGHCAELAGLVLGKTAGNPFFIRRLLHSLYHDGLLRFDVQARAWHWDVDDIRRAPVGDNVLELMVQSIGRLPEATRCLLRVAACIGHQFDVGRLAEATGRSRAAAIEALWPALDDGLLLPLRDAYKALRHAGPLDRELAGLPVLMRFVHDRVQQAAYSLLSEEGRQAIHLDIGRRALANIAPGQLDAQLFAVVDQLDFGAALVTDLAERLQLAELNLAAGRKAKASAAYQSAFDYLGVGVRQLPPGAWQDHPALSFALHRELAESAYLSGRHAQAEQLIETALAHAPSSVARADLYSLRVLAATVASDWGGALRWGREGLAVFGHAWPLEGLPEANEAEAQAVMRNVGARRFEDLVGQPEVDDEETRAAMRLLSLLGPPAYFSGSEVLTFLVTRSTNLSLLHGPSLFSAYAYVFYGAIHNARTGEYDVGHAFGKLALALAQRFGNRAEESRTLEVFGLVVQVWRERLHHSLPLMREGHRAGVESGELAYAAFNLCGILINGLPAGVPLASLLADSAVAIDFAARHQNRTAIEIALPFRQFARALTGMTAGAGSFDDADFDEARFLEDAAGNQTAIGQLHVARLQAAFLFGDLDAARRNARQGAACLQSGILGMVSSAEHSFYSALTLAAIYAAAPQEEHGALLGEIRSLHAQLAAWARHCPENFLHKQRLVEAELERLAGSPWQAMTLYGEAVEGAQRSGFVQDAALANELAHRLFLAHGQARVAAVYLQAALASYRQWGATAKLRALEETHAGLPGKQAQASLPEPRTAFALDALGLIKASQAIAAETVLERLFERILQIVVEVAGAQKGMLLLGEPAALRLRARTDAEGSASVLEDLPLADCAMLPRAIIRYVARMQVPLVLDDATARGQFADDPEVKRLGLRSVLCVPLRMQVRVVGLLYLENHAMAGAFAAARVDVVQALAAQAAISLENSTLLAARVRAEAAARFLASAGAALAESLDYGKTLARVVALAVPAFADWCVLDLVRSDGRAVRAEIAFADPADAALAEALKRFTAADGHGGHPPTQVLGSGQAVLLASISDGQRRGMAQDDEHGRLIGQLAPRSMMAVPLAARGRMLGVLTFILTRANRQYDQAELAVARQLADRCALAIDNAGLYEAAQNAIQVREDFLAVASHELKTPLTPLQLQIHLIERRLPKLIENPESAAWLLKSLATLQRQGKRLDRLVNELLDISRIAGGQLTLAPEPVDLAEIARHVVERLEESGELAQSGSRLSLQCGEGITGYWDRLRLEQVLTNLVSNAIKYGEGRPVALLVRVDAAEAVVEVSDRGLGIEPEHLQRIFGRFERAVSARQYGGLGLGLYIASQIVAAMGGSIGVASTLGEGSTFTVRLPLPV, from the coding sequence GTGTCCAAGTCCGATAACCGCGTCGCCCCAGCCGCTCACCGCAAGTCCAGGTCCTTCCATACGAACCGCCGCTACACCTTCCGCCGTACGCAATACCGGGGCCAGTCCTGCGTCGTCAAGTCGACGCAAACCTCGCCCGGCGATGCCGGCCTCATCGCTTCCCTGCGCCACGAATACGAGCTCCTCCACGGCCTCGACCTGCCCGGCATCGTGACGGTGCGCGCCCTGGTCGAGGAAAGCCAGGCGCTGGAGATGGTGATGGACGATGCCGGCCCGGAAAACCTCGCTGCGCGCATCGCCGCCGGCCCGCTGCCGACCGCCGCTCTGCTGGACCTCGGCTGCCAGCTCGCGCTGGCAGTATCCGGACTGCATGAAGCGGGCATTGTCCACCGCAACATCAACCCGGCCAACATCGCCTGGGATCCGGCCTCCGGCAAGGCCAGCCTGCTCGACTTCCAGATCGCCATGTCGCTGTCGGCGCTGGCGGTCGACAGCGTCAGCCCGGCCCATCTCGAAGGAAACCTGGCCTATATTTCCCCCGAACAGACGGGGCGCACCGGCCGGTCCGTCGACTCGCGCGCCGATCTGTATTCGCTCGGCGCGACCTTGTACGAGCTGGCGACCGGCGTGCGGCCGTTCACCGCGCAGGATCCGGTCGAGCTGGTCCATGCCCAGCTGGCGCGCATCCCGAAACCGCCGCACGGCGTCCATCCCGGTGTCCCGCCGCTTGTCTCCGCCATCATCCTGAAACTGCTCGAGAAGGAGCCGGAGCGCCGCTACCTGAGCGCACAATCGCTGCTGGCCGACCTGCAGGAAGCACGCCGGCAGTGGACGGCGACCGGTGCGCTGGCGTCCTTCGCCCTGGCCAGCGGCGATGTGCCGCGCCAGCTGTCCATCCCGGAAAAGCTGTACGGACGGATGGGCGAGAGCGCGCTGCTGCGCCAGGCCTTCGACCGGATGGGCGCGGGACAGCGCGAGCTGGTGCTGGTCACCGGCACGCCCGGCATCGGCAAATCGGCGCTGGTCCAGCAACTGCAGCACGCCGTCATCGAGCAGCGCGGACACTTCATTAGCGGCAAGTTCGACCAGCTCCAGAGCAATCTCCCGTACGCCGGGCTCGGCGAGGCATTCCGCAAGCTGGTGCGGCACCTGCTCACCGAACCGGAAGCCGCGCTTGCGGCGTGGCGTGCTCGGATACAGGAAGCGGTCGCGCCGAACGGGCAGGTGCTGACCAGCGTGATCCCGGAGATCGAAAGCATACTCGGTCCCCAGCCGCCGCTCGCGGAACTCGGGCCGCTCGAAGCAAGGAACCGCTTCGCCCAGGTATTCACCTCGTTCCTCGACGTGTTCGCACAATCCGGGCGTCCGTTCGTCTTCTTCCTCGACGACTTGCAGTGGATGGACGCGGCCTCGCTGCAACTGGTCGAGCAATGGCTCGCCGGCAGCGGCGCTGACAAGCTGCTGATCATCGGCGCCTACCGCGACAGGGAAGTCAGCCCGGCCCATCCTCTGGCGCTGTTCCTGGGGCAACTGCGCGAAGCGAAGGTGCGCCTGCTGGAGATCCATCTGGACGGGCTCGACGCGCGCGACGTGACGGCGATGCTCGCCGACGCCCTGAACCAGGAACCCGGCCATTGCGCGGAACTGGCCGGACTGGTGCTGGGCAAGACCGCGGGCAACCCCTTCTTCATCAGGCGCCTGCTGCATTCCCTGTACCACGACGGCCTGCTCCGTTTCGATGTCCAGGCCCGGGCCTGGCACTGGGACGTCGATGACATCAGGCGCGCGCCGGTCGGCGACAACGTCCTCGAACTGATGGTGCAGAGCATCGGGCGCCTGCCCGAGGCGACCCGCTGCCTGCTGCGGGTCGCGGCCTGCATCGGCCACCAGTTCGACGTGGGCAGGCTGGCGGAGGCCACCGGGCGCTCGCGCGCGGCGGCCATCGAAGCGCTCTGGCCGGCGCTCGACGACGGCCTGTTGCTGCCGCTGCGGGATGCCTACAAGGCCTTGCGCCATGCAGGACCGCTCGACCGCGAGCTGGCCGGCCTGCCGGTCCTGATGCGCTTCGTCCACGACCGGGTGCAGCAGGCCGCCTATTCCTTGTTGAGCGAGGAGGGGCGCCAGGCGATCCATCTGGACATCGGACGGCGTGCGCTGGCGAATATCGCGCCGGGCCAGCTCGACGCCCAGCTGTTCGCGGTGGTCGACCAGCTCGATTTCGGCGCGGCGCTGGTCACCGACCTGGCCGAACGCCTGCAGCTGGCCGAACTGAACCTGGCGGCGGGACGCAAGGCAAAAGCGTCGGCCGCCTACCAGTCGGCCTTCGACTACCTGGGCGTCGGCGTGCGCCAGTTGCCGCCAGGGGCCTGGCAGGACCATCCGGCGCTGAGCTTCGCGCTCCACCGCGAGCTGGCCGAGAGCGCCTACCTGAGCGGCCGTCATGCGCAGGCCGAACAGCTCATCGAGACCGCGCTCGCGCATGCGCCGTCGAGCGTGGCCAGGGCCGACCTGTACAGCCTGCGCGTGCTGGCCGCCACCGTGGCGAGCGACTGGGGCGGGGCGCTGCGCTGGGGGCGCGAGGGATTGGCCGTGTTCGGCCACGCCTGGCCGCTCGAGGGCTTGCCCGAGGCTAACGAAGCGGAAGCGCAGGCGGTGATGCGGAACGTCGGCGCGCGGCGCTTCGAGGACCTGGTCGGGCAGCCCGAAGTCGACGACGAAGAAACGCGCGCCGCGATGCGCCTGCTGTCGCTGCTGGGGCCGCCGGCTTACTTCAGCGGCTCCGAGGTGCTGACCTTCCTGGTCACCCGCAGCACCAACCTGTCGCTGCTGCACGGACCTTCGCTGTTCTCGGCCTACGCCTATGTGTTCTACGGCGCCATCCATAACGCGCGCACCGGTGAATACGACGTCGGCCATGCCTTCGGCAAGCTGGCGCTGGCGCTGGCGCAACGCTTCGGCAACCGGGCCGAGGAGAGCCGCACGCTCGAGGTCTTCGGGCTGGTGGTGCAGGTCTGGCGCGAGCGCCTGCACCACAGCCTGCCCCTGATGCGGGAAGGACACCGGGCCGGCGTCGAGTCCGGCGAACTCGCGTATGCGGCCTTCAACCTGTGCGGGATACTCATCAATGGCTTGCCGGCGGGCGTGCCGCTTGCGAGCCTGCTGGCGGACTCGGCTGTGGCGATCGATTTCGCCGCGCGCCACCAGAATCGGACCGCCATCGAAATTGCGCTCCCGTTCCGCCAGTTCGCGCGCGCGCTCACCGGCATGACGGCCGGCGCCGGCAGCTTCGACGACGCCGATTTCGACGAGGCCCGCTTTCTCGAGGACGCCGCCGGCAACCAGACCGCGATCGGCCAGCTCCACGTCGCCAGGCTGCAGGCGGCCTTCCTGTTCGGCGACCTCGATGCCGCGCGCCGCAACGCACGCCAGGGCGCGGCCTGCCTGCAGTCCGGCATCCTGGGCATGGTGAGCTCGGCCGAGCACAGCTTCTACAGCGCCTTGACGCTGGCGGCAATATACGCGGCCGCGCCGCAGGAGGAGCACGGGGCGCTGCTCGGGGAAATCCGCAGCCTGCATGCGCAGCTCGCCGCCTGGGCGCGCCATTGTCCTGAAAATTTCCTGCACAAGCAGCGCCTGGTCGAAGCAGAGCTCGAGCGGCTCGCCGGCTCGCCCTGGCAGGCCATGACCCTGTACGGCGAGGCCGTCGAGGGGGCGCAGCGGTCCGGCTTCGTGCAGGATGCGGCGCTGGCGAACGAACTGGCGCACCGCCTGTTCCTCGCTCACGGCCAGGCGCGCGTGGCGGCGGTCTACCTGCAGGCGGCGCTGGCGAGCTATCGGCAGTGGGGCGCCACGGCCAAGCTGCGGGCCCTCGAGGAAACCCACGCCGGCCTGCCGGGCAAGCAGGCGCAGGCGTCGCTGCCGGAGCCGCGAACCGCGTTCGCGCTCGACGCGCTGGGCCTGATCAAGGCGTCGCAGGCGATTGCCGCCGAGACTGTCCTCGAACGCCTGTTCGAACGGATATTGCAGATCGTCGTCGAAGTGGCGGGCGCGCAGAAGGGGATGCTGCTGCTCGGCGAGCCGGCCGCGCTCAGGCTGCGGGCCCGGACCGACGCCGAAGGCAGCGCCAGCGTGCTCGAAGACTTGCCCCTGGCCGATTGCGCCATGCTGCCGCGTGCGATCATCCGCTACGTCGCCCGCATGCAGGTGCCGCTGGTGCTGGACGATGCCACGGCGCGCGGCCAGTTTGCCGACGATCCCGAAGTAAAGCGCCTGGGGCTGCGCTCCGTGCTGTGCGTGCCGCTCAGGATGCAGGTGCGGGTGGTCGGCCTGCTGTACCTGGAAAACCATGCAATGGCCGGGGCCTTTGCCGCCGCGCGGGTCGACGTGGTGCAGGCGCTGGCGGCGCAGGCCGCGATTTCGCTGGAAAACAGCACGCTGCTGGCGGCGCGCGTGCGCGCGGAAGCCGCGGCGCGCTTCCTGGCCAGCGCCGGCGCGGCGCTGGCGGAGTCGCTCGACTATGGCAAGACGCTGGCGCGCGTGGTGGCGCTGGCCGTGCCGGCTTTCGCGGACTGGTGCGTCCTCGACCTGGTCCGCAGCGACGGCCGCGCAGTGCGCGCCGAGATCGCCTTCGCCGATCCGGCGGATGCCGCCCTGGCAGAGGCGCTCAAGCGCTTCACCGCGGCCGACGGCCATGGTGGCCACCCACCGACGCAGGTCCTGGGAAGCGGGCAGGCGGTGCTGCTGGCCAGCATCTCGGATGGACAGCGGCGCGGCATGGCCCAGGACGACGAGCATGGCCGCCTGATCGGCCAGCTGGCGCCGCGCTCGATGATGGCCGTGCCGCTGGCGGCGCGCGGCCGCATGCTCGGCGTGCTGACTTTCATCCTGACGCGCGCAAACCGCCAGTACGACCAGGCCGAGCTGGCGGTGGCGCGCCAGCTTGCCGACCGCTGTGCGCTGGCGATCGACAACGCCGGCCTGTACGAGGCGGCCCAGAACGCGATCCAGGTCCGCGAAGATTTCCTTGCAGTGGCCTCGCACGAGCTGAAGACGCCGCTCACGCCGCTGCAGCTGCAGATCCACCTGATCGAGCGGCGGCTGCCCAAGCTGATCGAGAATCCGGAAAGCGCGGCCTGGCTGCTCAAGAGCCTGGCGACCCTGCAGCGTCAGGGCAAGCGCCTGGACCGGCTGGTCAATGAACTGCTGGATATCTCGCGGATCGCCGGCGGCCAGCTCACGCTCGCCCCCGAACCGGTCGACCTGGCCGAGATCGCGCGCCATGTCGTGGAGCGGCTCGAGGAAAGCGGCGAGCTGGCGCAGTCGGGCTCGCGCCTGAGCCTGCAATGCGGCGAGGGCATCACCGGCTACTGGGACCGGCTGCGTCTGGAACAGGTGCTCACCAACCTGGTATCGAACGCGATCAAGTATGGCGAAGGCAGGCCGGTCGCCTTGCTGGTGAGGGTGGACGCGGCGGAGGCGGTGGTCGAGGTGTCCGACCGCGGCCTGGGCATCGAGCCGGAGCACCTGCAAAGGATCTTCGGCCGCTTCGAGCGGGCGGTCTCCGCAAGGCAGTACGGCGGATTGGGGCTGGGCCTGTACATCGCCAGCCAGATCGTCGCCGCGATGGGCGGCTCGATCGGGGTTGCCTCGACCCTGGGCGAGGGATCGACCTTCACCGTCAGGCTGCCGCTGCCGGTTTGA
- a CDS encoding response regulator — MHRTILIVDDDADIRDVLSDFLEDEGYAVATAANGREALAHLQAHPQTSVVLLDLMMPIMNGFQFRTEQKADPAIAAVPVVVMTASGALGSGTIDAREVLAKPLDLERLLAALGGASPQ, encoded by the coding sequence ATGCACCGAACCATACTGATCGTCGACGATGACGCCGACATCCGCGACGTGCTCTCGGATTTCCTGGAAGACGAGGGCTACGCCGTCGCCACCGCCGCCAACGGCCGCGAAGCGCTTGCCCATCTGCAAGCACATCCGCAGACCTCGGTGGTCTTGCTCGATTTAATGATGCCCATCATGAACGGCTTCCAGTTCCGGACCGAGCAAAAGGCCGATCCGGCGATCGCAGCGGTGCCGGTGGTGGTGATGACGGCCAGCGGCGCGCTCGGGTCGGGAACGATCGACGCCAGGGAGGTGCTGGCCAAGCCGCTCGACCTGGAACGCCTGCTGGCCGCGCTTGGCGGCGCGAGCCCGCAATAG
- a CDS encoding methyl-accepting chemotaxis protein — protein MKITQLKVWARLALAFSLVLVLMVALAINGIANMATMQEEMTRIVDSDNVKVRLVTGLRQSVMNAIINGRNIALMSEQAEIDAENKRLAANRAEYKTLSDKLAAMISTAAEKADLDRIAATRAAAVDVVTRMTALVKAGQREQSNRVLLDELQPLQTRTIIAMDDMVQHLDQQLNAAADQAAAAHQAARRQTLIITLAALLLGGFMAWLITRSLLRQLGGEPAYAAEIAGRIADGELDLKVELQAGDRGSLLFAMEAMRGKLADLVGHVRQATHHIAHASSEIASGNADLSSRTEVQAGSLEETASTMEELTSTVKQNAGHAQTANELARTASSVAARGGEVVAQVVDTMGSINASSKKIVDIISVIDGIAFQTNILALNAAVEAARAGEQGRGFAVVASEVRNLAQRSAAAAKEIKALIDDSVGKVDTGARLVDQAGLTMSEVVDSIGKVANIMADISAATLEQTHGIEQANRAIMDMDGVTQQNAALVEEAAAAAAAMQQQAGELAKLVSVFKVGGQAETPALAAPGRRVALAAR, from the coding sequence ATGAAGATCACCCAGCTCAAGGTCTGGGCGCGGCTCGCGCTCGCATTTTCTCTCGTTCTCGTCCTGATGGTGGCCCTGGCCATCAACGGCATCGCCAACATGGCGACCATGCAGGAAGAGATGACCCGGATCGTCGACAGCGACAACGTCAAGGTGCGCCTGGTGACGGGTCTGCGCCAGTCGGTGATGAACGCCATCATCAACGGCCGCAACATTGCCCTGATGAGCGAGCAGGCCGAGATCGACGCCGAAAACAAGCGCCTGGCGGCCAACCGCGCCGAGTACAAGACGCTGTCCGACAAGCTCGCCGCCATGATTTCCACCGCCGCCGAAAAGGCCGACCTCGACCGGATCGCCGCCACCCGCGCCGCCGCGGTCGACGTGGTGACCAGGATGACGGCGCTGGTCAAGGCCGGCCAGCGCGAGCAGTCGAACCGCGTGCTGCTGGACGAACTGCAGCCCCTGCAGACCAGGACCATCATCGCGATGGACGATATGGTGCAACACCTCGACCAGCAGTTGAACGCTGCCGCCGACCAGGCCGCGGCCGCGCACCAGGCGGCGCGGCGCCAGACCCTGATCATCACCCTCGCCGCCCTCCTGCTCGGCGGCTTCATGGCCTGGCTGATCACGCGCAGCCTGCTGCGCCAGCTGGGCGGCGAGCCGGCCTACGCGGCCGAGATCGCCGGCCGCATCGCCGACGGCGAGCTGGACCTGAAGGTCGAACTGCAGGCCGGCGACCGCGGCAGCCTGCTGTTCGCCATGGAGGCCATGCGCGGCAAGCTGGCCGACCTGGTCGGCCACGTGCGCCAGGCCACCCACCACATCGCCCACGCCTCGAGCGAGATCGCGAGCGGCAACGCCGACCTGTCGAGCCGCACCGAAGTCCAGGCCGGTTCGCTGGAAGAAACCGCGTCGACGATGGAAGAGCTGACCTCGACCGTGAAACAGAACGCCGGTCACGCCCAGACCGCCAACGAACTGGCGCGCACCGCATCGAGCGTGGCGGCGCGCGGCGGCGAGGTCGTGGCCCAGGTGGTGGACACCATGGGCTCGATCAACGCGTCCTCGAAGAAGATCGTCGATATCATCTCCGTCATCGACGGCATCGCCTTCCAGACCAATATCCTGGCGCTGAACGCGGCCGTGGAAGCGGCCCGCGCCGGCGAACAGGGCCGCGGCTTCGCGGTCGTGGCCTCGGAAGTGCGCAACCTGGCCCAGCGCTCGGCCGCGGCGGCCAAGGAGATCAAGGCCCTGATCGACGACTCGGTCGGCAAGGTCGACACCGGCGCCAGGCTGGTCGACCAGGCCGGCCTGACCATGAGCGAAGTGGTCGACAGCATCGGCAAGGTGGCCAACATCATGGCCGACATCAGCGCGGCCACGCTGGAGCAGACCCACGGCATCGAACAGGCCAACCGCGCCATCATGGACATGGACGGCGTGACCCAGCAGAACGCGGCCCTGGTCGAGGAAGCGGCGGCGGCGGCGGCGGCGATGCAGCAGCAGGCGGGGGAGCTGGCGAAGCTGGTGAGCGTGTTCAAGGTGGGGGGGCAGGCCGAGACGCCGGCATTGGCGGCGCCGGGGCGGCGGGTGGCGCTGGCGGCCCGCTGA
- a CDS encoding class I SAM-dependent methyltransferase, whose protein sequence is MPLNLRSPTALSALGRRLLERDYRFTTVTPATHRRVNRRPENAWAQDLRGALGWSRPWRDGVLPSEIASGLLEAGLVDDVEQDGAAGRRARVRASTIGRNLYFHSAWPTDDEDAVFFGPDTYRYVAALRRALSSPLLRRPVRRAVDIGCGAGPGAIELALCCPDATVYGADINEDALALAGINAELNGAAQFIPCRSNLLDGVDGRFDLVMSNPPYILDPDELAYRHGGGEHGAELSIRIVKTALARLQPGGSLLLYTGVAIVDGEDRFLAAIRPLLDAACEEWRYEELDPDIFGGQLDCEGYEQVERIAAVWLHAVSRQKATE, encoded by the coding sequence ATGCCCCTGAACCTGCGCTCGCCAACCGCCCTTTCCGCCCTCGGCCGCCGGCTGCTCGAGCGCGATTACCGCTTCACCACGGTCACCCCGGCCACCCACCGCCGCGTCAACCGGCGCCCGGAAAACGCCTGGGCGCAGGACCTGCGCGGCGCGCTCGGCTGGAGCCGGCCCTGGCGCGACGGCGTGCTGCCGTCGGAGATCGCGTCAGGGCTGCTTGAAGCCGGGCTGGTCGACGACGTCGAACAGGACGGCGCGGCCGGCCGCCGCGCGCGCGTACGGGCCTCGACCATCGGCCGCAATCTCTACTTCCACTCGGCCTGGCCGACCGACGACGAGGACGCCGTGTTCTTCGGTCCCGATACCTACCGCTATGTCGCGGCGCTGCGGCGCGCGCTGTCCTCGCCCCTGCTGCGGCGTCCGGTCCGGCGTGCGGTCGATATCGGCTGCGGCGCCGGGCCGGGCGCGATCGAACTGGCCCTGTGCTGCCCCGACGCCACCGTCTATGGCGCCGACATCAACGAGGACGCACTGGCGCTTGCCGGGATCAACGCCGAGCTGAACGGCGCCGCGCAATTCATCCCCTGCCGCAGCAACCTGCTGGACGGCGTCGACGGCCGCTTCGACCTCGTGATGTCGAACCCGCCCTACATCCTCGATCCGGACGAGCTGGCCTACCGCCACGGCGGCGGCGAACACGGCGCCGAGCTGTCGATCCGGATCGTCAAGACCGCCCTGGCGCGCCTGCAGCCGGGCGGCAGCCTGCTGCTCTACACCGGGGTCGCCATCGTCGACGGCGAAGACCGCTTTCTCGCCGCGATCCGTCCGCTGCTCGACGCCGCCTGCGAGGAATGGCGCTACGAGGAGCTGGATCCGGACATCTTCGGCGGCCAGCTCGACTGCGAGGGCTACGAGCAGGTGGAACGCATCGCCGCGGTCTGGCTGCACGCGGTGAGTCGGCAAAAAGCCACAGAATGA
- a CDS encoding neutral zinc metallopeptidase, which yields MRWQGDEQSNNVEDRRGGGGGGGFGIGGGTVGIGTIVIALIGSWFFGVSPSTILSLLSGGSPAQVQQAPSHPPANDQETQFVRTVLRYTETTWTQIFKANGATYTPPILVLYDGRTPTQGCGTGQAAVGPFYCPADRKVYIDLTFFRMMQQRFHVGGEFTQAYVIAHEVGHHVQNLLGISGKVDSMRQRLSETEANALSVRVELQADCFAGVWAYHTNEAKQIIEQGDVESALKAASAIGDDALQRQSRGEVVPDSFTHGTSAQRVRWFTKGLQTGSVEQCNTFEARQL from the coding sequence ATGCGTTGGCAAGGCGATGAGCAGAGCAATAATGTGGAGGACCGCCGCGGCGGAGGCGGCGGTGGTGGTTTCGGCATCGGCGGCGGCACGGTCGGCATCGGCACGATCGTCATCGCGCTGATCGGCTCCTGGTTCTTCGGGGTCTCGCCCAGCACCATCCTCAGCCTGCTGTCCGGCGGTTCGCCGGCCCAGGTGCAGCAGGCGCCGTCGCACCCGCCCGCGAACGACCAGGAGACCCAGTTCGTGCGCACGGTGCTGCGCTACACCGAAACCACCTGGACCCAGATCTTCAAGGCGAATGGCGCCACCTACACGCCGCCGATCCTGGTACTGTACGACGGCCGCACGCCGACCCAGGGCTGCGGCACCGGCCAGGCCGCCGTCGGTCCCTTCTACTGCCCGGCCGACCGCAAGGTCTACATCGACCTGACCTTCTTCCGCATGATGCAGCAGCGCTTCCACGTCGGCGGCGAATTCACCCAGGCCTACGTGATCGCGCACGAGGTCGGCCACCACGTGCAGAACCTGCTGGGCATTTCCGGCAAGGTCGACAGCATGCGCCAGCGCCTGTCCGAGACCGAGGCCAACGCGCTGTCGGTGCGGGTCGAACTGCAGGCCGACTGCTTCGCCGGTGTCTGGGCCTACCACACCAACGAAGCCAAGCAGATCATCGAACAGGGCGACGTCGAGTCGGCCCTGAAGGCCGCCAGCGCGATCGGCGACGACGCCCTGCAGCGCCAGTCGCGCGGCGAGGTGGTGCCGGATTCCTTCACCCACGGCACCTCGGCGCAGCGCGTGCGCTGGTTCACGAAGGGTCTGCAGACGGGTTCGGTGGAGCAGTGCAATACCTTCGAAGCCCGCCAGCTGTAG
- a CDS encoding zinc-dependent alcohol dehydrogenase codes for MLAMNYRGPYRVRADHKPDPMIEHPGDAIVRVTRTCICGSDLHLYHGMVPDTRVGHTFGHEFIGVVEDVGSEVQTLKPGDRVMVPFNLFCGSCFYCQHELFGNCHNTNPEATAVGAIYGYSHTAGGYDGGQAEYVRVPMADVGPMLIPDDIHDDDAVLLTDVTPTGYQAAEMGDISEGDTVVIFGAGPIGLLAAKSSWLMGAGRVIVVDELEYRLEFAKRWAQCETVNFREVNDMAEHIKKMTDWMGADVCIDCVGGDAAGSIAQTLTGRLMKMQAGSSTVLHWAINSVRKGGNVSIVGVYGPTFNMVPMGNVLNKGLTIRANQASVKRHLPRLIEHIREGRLSPKDIITHRVPLEEVADAYHIFSSKLDECIKTVLIPPRAHEVRAVQASAMH; via the coding sequence ATGCTGGCAATGAATTACCGGGGGCCATATCGCGTTCGCGCCGACCACAAGCCCGATCCCATGATCGAGCATCCTGGCGACGCCATCGTGCGCGTGACGCGTACCTGCATCTGCGGTTCCGACCTGCACCTGTACCATGGCATGGTGCCTGATACCCGTGTCGGCCATACCTTCGGCCACGAGTTCATCGGCGTGGTCGAGGACGTGGGATCGGAAGTGCAGACGCTGAAACCCGGCGACAGGGTCATGGTGCCGTTCAACCTGTTCTGCGGCTCCTGCTTCTACTGCCAGCACGAGCTGTTCGGCAACTGCCACAACACGAATCCGGAAGCGACCGCCGTCGGCGCCATCTACGGTTACTCGCACACCGCCGGCGGCTACGACGGCGGCCAGGCCGAGTACGTGCGCGTGCCGATGGCGGACGTCGGCCCGATGCTGATCCCGGACGACATCCACGATGACGACGCGGTGCTGCTCACCGACGTCACGCCGACCGGCTACCAGGCCGCCGAGATGGGCGACATCAGCGAAGGCGATACCGTGGTGATCTTCGGCGCCGGTCCGATCGGCCTGCTGGCCGCCAAATCGTCCTGGCTGATGGGCGCGGGACGCGTGATCGTGGTCGACGAGCTCGAGTACCGCCTCGAATTCGCCAAGCGCTGGGCCCAGTGCGAGACGGTCAACTTCCGCGAAGTCAACGACATGGCCGAGCACATCAAGAAGATGACGGACTGGATGGGCGCCGACGTCTGCATCGACTGCGTGGGCGGCGACGCCGCCGGCTCGATCGCCCAGACCCTGACCGGACGCCTGATGAAGATGCAGGCCGGTTCCTCGACCGTGCTGCATTGGGCCATCAACTCGGTGCGCAAGGGCGGCAACGTCTCGATCGTGGGCGTGTACGGTCCGACCTTCAATATGGTCCCGATGGGCAACGTGCTGAACAAGGGCCTGACGATCCGCGCCAACCAGGCCAGCGTGAAGCGCCACCTGCCGCGCCTGATCGAGCACATCCGCGAAGGCCGCCTGAGCCCGAAGGACATCATCACGCACCGCGTGCCGCTGGAAGAGGTGGCCGACGCTTACCACATCTTCTCGAGCAAACTCGATGAGTGCATCAAGACCGTCCTGATCCCGCCGCGCGCCCATGAGGTCCGCGCCGTCCAGGCCAGCGCAATGCATTAA